The Oreochromis aureus strain Israel breed Guangdong linkage group 7, ZZ_aureus, whole genome shotgun sequence region AAAGTGACGGCACGCGGAAAAAGTACATCTCAGTTTAACCAGAGTTTTTGTTCGATGTGTGGTGCTGTGGTGAAAATTGGTGAAAGAGCACGGAAAGGGAAAACGAAAAATTCGGGGGCTGCGCTGAACATCGATCTGCaataaataaagtcaacatTGGCCTGAGACCGACAACAATACAATCTCTTGTTTCCATCCTCTCTACCTCCACACACGTAGCTCATTTATATTTGCACCGACATTCACATGAGTATTCTATCGTATAGCAGCAGAAACACATACGCACTGTATACTGTATGGACAGAAAACAAGGAACATACTATTCCTTCATTTCGTGGAATCTGCGTTGACCTCAGTCTGTGGTGGGGCACGGTACTATGTGTTGAGATGTGAGCTAGTGAGCATATCCTTGGGAAAAACTCCAGCGATGTATGTTTGTCAGAGACAAAACCACATGTAAGTTTTACGCCTCAGGCTTGACTGGCAAGCTGCCCTGACTCCTTGGTAACTCCACTGTATCTTCCACAGATGTACCAAACCACCAATCAGAACCACCGACCCCCTTATTAGGAACAAATACGCAACactgactttacatgtaaatagCCTGGCTTCATAGACATGCAGGCAATGTCCACCATCACAGATGGATAAATCACTAACAAGTTTAATATCAAATGATGAAACTTTGTGAAGCTCAGttgaaaaaacccccaaaacaaccccccccccttccaaaaaaaagagcatttttatattttatacttaAAACTCCAGCAGCATGcattttgtttaaaagaaatgaagaaataaaaagaaatgcctGTAATCTTATTCATAACATAACTCCACGTTTGTCTATGCAAATTTACTCCACACTGGAACTGAGAAGCTCACAATATCCACAATctttaaaaagaagcaaaatctGCATCAAGCCACGCTCTAACTCTATTATAATTCTACTGCCAGCTTTACCAGAGTGATCACATAAAACACATCTACAGCCCTGCTCTAACACACTCTGCATGTTCTGCAACATCCCCCAGCCTTCGAAAGCAGGGGACGAAAAACAAAGACGCAGTTCTACCTTTTCACTCCCCTCTGCTTCTGCTCAACACCGCTCTGACTACGTCACACTGCTGCCTGCTTCCTCTAACTGAAAACTCGCGTGCAGAACTGAAACGGCACTTTATCACCGTGGATGGTGATGCTGTGATGTCGAGAAAGTAAGTTTTGCACCCAAATGTACAGCAATGACGGAGGGGAGGGTTCTCACACAGAGACCACCAAGGTATAAGAATGCCTGCATTGTCTGGTCTGAGCAGCTACATGCAGCAGACTGTCGCAAGCATGTCTGTCTCCCCAAAGCTGCGGGGGACAGCAAGGTGCCCGAACGGAGCCCTGAAAGGGACCGCGACTGAGCCAAAATGAAGCCTTTAATGGTCAAAGAGCTGCCTGGTTGCCAAACTGTAACACCCCGTGGAGGTCGTCTAGAGGCCGGTGAGGTCCACAATCGCCTTGATGAAGATGGTGTCGTCACGAATGTAAGTGTTCTTGCCATCGAGCTTAGAGAGCGGGCAGAAGAGTGGACAGCCGCTGGCGATGTTCATCTCGCTCACGGGTCTCTGGAAGGAGGAGGAAGTGACATCAGGTCGAAAGGCATCGATGATGTGCTCTCTGTTGCTCTGGTCCAGCAGCATCAGCGTAACCTGGAAGTCAGATAAGCTAGAGATTACTGCTGGGATGAAATAGGCAAGTTTCAGCAGAACAAACCTCACTGTGGTCCTTAAAGAAATAAGAACAACAacggaaaagaaaacaatggtAGACTGTCCAACAACCAGAAGGGGATACTTGAATGGCTGCTTGTTTCTTAGTCTTTTACCTTCTGGTTGAAGGGCCATTTAAGCAGGGCATCACTCAGCCCCCTCATCACCACAAAGAACAAGGACAAGTGGCTGCCACGCCCTGTCCCATCTCCATTCAGATAGATCCGTAGGCACATCTTATAGCCATACTTGCTGGTATAGAAGGCTGGAAGAGAACGGGAAAGAGAGCTAATTATCTGCAGAAGACATCTAAAGAGTTTCTAGTAATTTAGTAATAACTTTTTCAACGTTTTTATCTTTGCAGGACAAAATCATGGCTTTGACAAATGGCATGTATTGTTGCTCTTCTCAAACCAGTTCACTGATCATGCTCCTGGTATTCTAGGCTGATGATTTTGCATCAGCACTGTGATAATGCGCAGTGTTACCTGGCGAGAACATGGCGGGGGCTCGGCCTGCGATGGCATCTTGTCTCTTTTTGGCAAAATCTGAGATCCTCCAGATAAAGACGCCGTCAAATGTGGTGGCGGACATTTCTCTCAGCCGTCCCTCCATCTCTGCGACCGTCAGGTCCTTCAGCCCCACAGTCCGCTCCAGCTGTCGCACctggaaaacaaacacatattcaGTCACTTGGATATTTTCCAGTAATGACTGAACTGCAGCTGAGAGAATAACCAACAAAAAGTGCAGTTGTTTTGGTTGGTTTCACAAACATGCTCAGACATTACAAATGACAAATTCATATTAACATCAATTCAAGGTGATCAACATCACTCTGCCTTTAAGGAAGAAACTACAAATATTTTACTGCCTAATTTAGAGTCATTTGAAAAGACTGTTTGTTCAAAGTATCACTTTGAAGCATCTCCAAGCCCTTTCCTGGGTtttctgggattttataaaTTGGCAGGCAACAAGTTTTCTCAGAGTAGCAGCCTTTACACACTGGAAGTGTAAAATCTGTGCAAGTATTTTGTGTGCTAAAAGTATTTTTTAGACTCGCCTATCCTTAAATCAGCCATTCACACCTTTTTTTGTATGCAAATAAACAGATTCGACCACAACCTAAGCTCTCTCCAGGATTCAGGATTACATCGATACTGAAGAAAAGTTAAAGTAATGGTGAATCTAAAAATGAACGGTCCATTGCTGTGTGTACTGAATAAAGATTCAGAGAACAAGGAATGCTCCAACTTGCATCAACCAGCTGCAGTCATGGCTCGAGCTTACCTTATTGCTCAGAGCCTCGATCTTATCCTGGTCCAGTTTATGCTGACGGTTGCTGGCTTCCATGGTGGTGGCGAACCTCTCCACCTCTCTGTTCAGGACACACACCACATTTTCAAACGTGCCAGCTTTGACTTCCAGTTCCGTGCACCTGCGGCCGAGCTCGGCCACCTTGGTTTTCTCGCTGTGAAGCTGGAGCTCAAGCGCTGCGCCCACCGAGCTGGGCAGAGGCGTGAAGGATGTAGACACAGAGAGAGTGGGAGGCAGAGTGGGAGGTGGAGGTAGAGGAACTGAAGCGGGTGGACCAGGAGGTCCAGAGCTGGAAGATGATGAGGATGCGGCAGCGGCGGCTCCCTGCACGGGAGGCCCAGAGGAGGTGGTGCTGAGCTGGGAGACTCTGGCCTCGAGTTCCTTGAGGGATTGTTGGAGTTCCACCAGTTTGTGTCCGGCTACTTCCAGTCCCTGGGGCTGTAGGCCCTCCATGCTAACTTTCATGCCCATAATATAATGCAGCAGAAGATTGAGGTGCTCATAGGCATATGCGCGCTCATGGTCATGAATCTTTTCCTTCTCCACCTGCAAAAGTGCAACATAAACCAGAAACAATATATGAATGCACAGAGTAATTACTGAAGTAAAGGAGAACGGTAAATCTAACATAGTCTTAACTCATTTGTTACTCATTTCAAGTCATTTTTAATATAACATGATTCATTTCCACCAATGTATTGTAAactcctgtttttattttttcaattcaaAACATACAATCTCTCACTAAGAATATACAATAGTCTACTGTCTACTATTAGCCGTTTACTAGCTTGTCCCTTTGAGCATTAGCAGCATTTTTTTCAACTTTCACTGTGTTTTGCCTGTTTTTGTGGCGGTTTtctatttgctggtgttttcctAAGTTACAGTGACCTCTCAAGGCCACAATAGTTTTtccaataacaatttaaatccCAAACATTACAATGAATAACACTGCTAACCAAACTGGCTAACTAGCGTGAACATTAGCATGGTTAgcacttgtgtttttaaagaactAAGCAGGATGGTCAGTCTAAATGCTCAAAGTTTCAAAACAATAGTCTACAAACCAAggtgtgacatcacagtggctctgttcatcttttatatacagtcactGGAAAAAAGATACCTCCTCACTCTTCCTCGTCTTGGTTCAGATGATATCTTCTCTCATATCGTCTTGTAGCTTACTGTGTGCTCAAATACTGAATTCGTTATTGAGAAAACAATCGGGCTACTTACAGACATATCGCATCCCACCACATGAAATCGACATGGAGTTCTGAATTTGCTGCAGAATTTGATATGGTCCACATACtgggaaacaaaagaaataaaatagtcAATTTCTAACAATCGATAAAAATGATTTTCCATCTGCTGTGTATTAAAAGCGAGTGATGAATCAGttgtgtctttttcttcttataGATTTTACTTTGTATCTTTTGACATTTTACATATTGCATCTTCAAATTTTTATGCTCATTTTAGTCTGAATatcttcagtttcttttttattaaacataagTAAACATGACAAAGTACATTCATTATTTTCAGAAGCTCAGTTGCATGCTCTCTGCCATCACATTTGAttagaggaaaagagagagaaagtgtaCAGCAGCTACATGGGACTATGGTCAGTTTTACAACATAATGCTTCCTCCTTTTCTGCACGTTGGTCTCAGATTTACCTTTTCTCTGGGTATTTTCTTCTTGGCACAGCCTTCACAGATCATCGGGTACTTGGGGCAGATCTCATCATgcgcctgaaaaaaaaaaacgaaaaggCAGCAACGTTTCTTTTAATGCCACACAAATGGCTGCTCTGATCTGCTGCACAGGCCCCGACGAGCATCTTTGGTCTAAATAAATCATTTCCAACCTTGATATTCTTAAAGTGGAACGGCTCCTTGCAGTACTTGCAGTTGAGCGTCCTCTCAGGGCACTCTCGCTCATTATGGCGCTCCTGTTCATTGAAGCGGATTCGTTCTTTGCAGGAAGGGCAGGGGATGATCATGAACTCGCACTTCCCCTCGTGGTTCATCTGTGGAAAGTGGGAGCTTATGCTGAGGTGCTGTGGCAGAATGGTAACCTCTGTACTGCGCTGGGAGGCTTATTTGTCTACATACAGAGCAGTGCTGTAGCTTTAACAGTGTCAGATGTTTAGAGTCTTATCCTTCACGCAACACTACCATTCTGTAACAGGACGATGAGTCCAAAGGTAAAAACCACAGCTATAAAGAACCATCTTCAGCCACAAGAAGGAGAACAACAGCTGCAGATGTTACGGTCCCCAGAGACCAAAGGCATAAAcgaaaaacatgcaaacacaattTCCCACAAAGAAACTGGTAGATACAAAGACAGGAAGTGTGGCAGCGATATGTTTACCTAATGTATGCAACTGTTTAAAGGTAGCTGCTGGAAATGTTATACGAAGGAGGCAGGATTTAAGTAGTTTTTCTTGATTGTGCTGTTTTTGAAATCTAAACAACAAGCTGCACAAGTTTTATTTGCACCGTGACCATTATTCCCATTGAACCTCATCCACAGCTGCGAGGTAGTCTACTGGAACCTGCCTGCGACACCTAAACAAACCAGCTGATGGTTTCAAATGCAcaaagaaggcaagaaattccatTAAATGTCACTACTTGTGATTCTGTCACAAGTCCGGGAATGTGTGCAAAGTAAAATATGACACACATTTTgctctgtttacatttttacactACGCACTCTGTACGgcaggttttatttttgttattttatagtGTTGATGTCTTCATTTTCATTCTGTGCTGTGGAAAACAGCGGACATGGAAATGACCACAAACCCCATGATTTTATGATTTTCTAAAACcataaccagaatacaaccagttgAGTCAAGTCCCTTCAAGTTGTGCTTGTTGACTCATTCAGACTGATGGCAACATGTTGGCAATCCGTCTGCCTTTATATAAGTAGAcagcaattatttgcaaaccttcgaCAATCTCTGAGTGACTGCAGTCAGTCCAAGTCAGACTGTGACTGTTTGCAGAAAGGTTGCCTGCTATCAGGTGGCCTGTGCAATGGCCTTGTAATCAAAAGTGCTTGTAAGTGTTCATCACCAACAAGCTCTGGGTAACTGCTTAGTCAGaacaagtttttttgttttgtttttttttatggaaGGAGGTTGCTGTCCTATTTTTACTCACATGACTGAGCCATCAGCTTGCTCTGAATTAGGAGCATTGGTAGCTTTGTCAAGCTGAGTGGTTccagtgttgttgttggttgAGTTGACTTAATGTAAGATTGCTCGGCTAACGTTATCTCAGTATGATGGTGCATGAGATGAGTCCTCTTGTTCGTAGTATTCCCAgggtttctttttaatttatccatccatccatccatccattcacttccgctgatccttttcagggtcgcgggggacgctggagcctatcccagctgtcatagggcgagaggcggggtacaccctggacaggtcgccagtctgtcgcagggctaacacacagggacagacaaccattcgcactcacattcactcacacattcacacctagtggcaatttggattatccaattaacctaacccctcaaactgcatgtctttggacggtagGAGGAAGCCGCCGATTTATTTAATCAAAAATTTGGTGTCCCTGTATTGATGCAGTATCACCATTTGTGATACTATGCTTTATCGATTTTTCCTCCCACTTCTTGAAAGCAGTAGAAATATCTGCTCTGTTTGCACATTCCCAGATGATCCAAATGCCTCCTTTACACTGTTTCATAAATGCACCAGCCTCATTTCCACCTCCCACAGGCTGCCGTAGAAACTCTGTTAAACATCTGTTTGCAATCCAGATTATGGTTGCTAAAGAAGAGCGCCAAGGCTGGAAAGGCTTTGTCTCATGCACGCAGGGCGGGGCTAGCGAGCGTTTCAAAgtgacaaacacaaaacattaggGTACCTGGTTACTGAAAAACAAGTGAAGGAAAAAAGTCGCCTCACCTCGTACTCCTTTATGCTTCCTTTCCAAGTGCAGCTTTCATTGATACAAACAGCTGGCAGATTTTCAACTTCCCTTCGAACCGCATTGTCTGGAAAAGCCTGAAAAAacgagagaaaataaaaaggatCTGCTGTTGAGCTGCATCTGTGAACCGCATGTCCAGCTGCTGTGTGCATCAGTGTCAGAAAAGCTGCACATTCAACACATGCACGCAGTTATTTTACTGTAAGTTTACATATGATTTGAACTGTATGAAGATATTCTGTTTATTAGCACAGGCAACAAAGAATAGCAGTGCACTAGATGATGGAAGCGGctaacatttattttctttgccaGGTGATGATTATATTATCTAAGCAGTAGCTGAAACTCATAATCACCAGTATCACCACGCTGCTGTTACTACTGCACAGACTGCACATGACGTAAATAGGGCAACACGCAGAGCTCAC contains the following coding sequences:
- the LOC116310474 gene encoding TNF receptor-associated factor 2-like: MATQEPSPPSSMESNKPGFPKKILGNKLEDKHLCNCCHNILRRPFQAQCGHRFCSYCFNRTVSNGPQKCNACIKEDIFEDPTSILKQGCAFPDNAVRREVENLPAVCINESCTWKGSIKEYEMNHEGKCEFMIIPCPSCKERIRFNEQERHNERECPERTLNCKYCKEPFHFKNIKAHDEICPKYPMICEGCAKKKIPREKYVDHIKFCSKFRTPCRFHVVGCDMSVEKEKIHDHERAYAYEHLNLLLHYIMGMKVSMEGLQPQGLEVAGHKLVELQQSLKELEARVSQLSTTSSGPPVQGAAAAASSSSSSSGPPGPPASVPLPPPPTLPPTLSVSTSFTPLPSSVGAALELQLHSEKTKVAELGRRCTELEVKAGTFENVVCVLNREVERFATTMEASNRQHKLDQDKIEALSNKVRQLERTVGLKDLTVAEMEGRLREMSATTFDGVFIWRISDFAKKRQDAIAGRAPAMFSPAFYTSKYGYKMCLRIYLNGDGTGRGSHLSLFFVVMRGLSDALLKWPFNQKVTLMLLDQSNREHIIDAFRPDVTSSSFQRPVSEMNIASGCPLFCPLSKLDGKNTYIRDDTIFIKAIVDLTGL